In Nocardia sp. NBC_00403, one DNA window encodes the following:
- a CDS encoding DUF3040 domain-containing protein, giving the protein MPLSEHEQRMLEQIESALYAEDPKFASSVRGGRLRSTSSRRRLQAAALFVLGLFLLVAGIAAPVKLGDFPIISLIGFIVMFAAGVLLLLGSSKSIAKGDRSGEAQSGGASGGSSGRGRQRKSGGFSERMEDRFRRRFEQE; this is encoded by the coding sequence GTGCCACTCTCCGAGCACGAGCAGCGCATGCTCGAACAGATCGAGAGCGCTCTCTATGCTGAGGATCCGAAGTTCGCCTCGTCCGTCCGCGGCGGACGCCTTCGCTCGACCTCGAGTCGTCGCAGACTCCAGGCCGCAGCTTTGTTCGTCCTTGGTCTGTTTCTACTCGTCGCCGGCATTGCCGCTCCTGTGAAGCTGGGCGACTTTCCGATCATCAGCCTGATCGGATTCATTGTCATGTTCGCCGCAGGCGTGCTGCTACTGCTCGGCAGTTCGAAGAGCATTGCCAAGGGCGACCGGTCGGGCGAAGCCCAATCCGGTGGCGCGAGCGGCGGATCGAGCGGACGTGGGCGCCAGCGCAAGTCCGGTGGTTTCTCCGAGCGCATGGAGGATCGATTCCGGCGACGGTTCGAGCAGGAGTAG
- the mraZ gene encoding division/cell wall cluster transcriptional repressor MraZ, with protein sequence MFLGTYTPRLDDKGRLTLPAKFRDDLAGGLMVTKGQDHSLAVYPKEEFTALARRAAAASRSNPQARAFVRALAAGTDEQRPDAQGRIVLSADHRRYANLDKECVVIGSVDFLEIWDKQAWDSYLAEHEEDYAEARDESLGGIF encoded by the coding sequence TTGTTTCTCGGTACGTACACACCTCGGCTGGACGACAAGGGGCGACTCACGTTGCCTGCAAAGTTTCGAGACGATCTGGCGGGAGGGTTGATGGTCACGAAGGGTCAGGACCACAGCCTTGCCGTGTATCCCAAGGAAGAGTTCACCGCGCTCGCTCGTCGAGCTGCGGCGGCGTCTCGGAGCAACCCGCAGGCTCGCGCATTCGTCCGCGCGCTGGCAGCCGGAACCGATGAGCAACGGCCGGATGCCCAAGGCCGGATTGTGTTGTCGGCCGACCATCGTCGTTACGCAAACCTGGACAAGGAATGCGTCGTGATCGGATCGGTCGACTTCCTGGAGATATGGGATAAGCAGGCGTGGGATTCCTACCTCGCCGAGCACGAGGAGGACTACGCGGAAGCGAGAGACGAGTCGCTGGGCGGAATCTTCTAA
- a CDS encoding glycosyltransferase, protein MTERVTRRPADADLCPSALALTRFGTGIALTGSAIALYNRLTVSRLPEVATPVVEPIAVCVPARNEAVRLPALIGDLRAQVGVPRLRVLILDDASIDDTYAAAIDAIAGDERFMVLRNEIEPGPGWTGKAAACARLAELVDAPTVIFLDADVRLAPHAIASASAEFHRRGVALLSPWPRQRTGSVPEAVVQPLLCWSWASTLPISIANRSSKPSTAVACGQFLVFDTAAYRAVGGHGAVAASPTEDLDIARVLRRNGFRTALVAAGRQAETRMYCGAAELEAGYTRWLWSTYGGSAAAGAAVGAIAALGYWIPPLAAVVGSGAVRKAGLLGYFAAVAGRLLSRSTELPWPIAAADTLAALAHPLSIGAYLGLWIASRRAHRHGTLRWKDRAVTA, encoded by the coding sequence GTGACCGAGCGCGTGACCCGACGGCCCGCCGACGCGGATCTCTGTCCATCGGCACTGGCGCTGACCCGGTTCGGCACCGGTATTGCGCTGACCGGCAGTGCGATCGCGCTCTACAACCGGTTGACCGTGTCCAGACTGCCCGAGGTCGCCACCCCTGTCGTCGAACCGATCGCCGTCTGCGTTCCTGCGCGTAACGAGGCGGTGCGGCTACCCGCGCTGATCGGCGATCTGCGGGCGCAGGTCGGGGTCCCCCGATTGCGGGTGCTGATCCTCGATGACGCCTCCATCGATGACACCTATGCCGCAGCCATCGACGCGATAGCAGGCGACGAGCGATTCATGGTGTTGCGCAACGAGATCGAGCCCGGTCCGGGGTGGACGGGCAAGGCCGCGGCTTGCGCACGGTTGGCCGAGCTCGTCGACGCACCCACGGTGATCTTTCTCGATGCCGATGTCCGGCTGGCACCGCATGCGATCGCTTCGGCGTCAGCCGAATTCCACCGTCGTGGTGTCGCACTGCTGTCGCCGTGGCCGAGACAGCGAACCGGATCGGTGCCCGAGGCCGTGGTGCAACCGCTGCTGTGCTGGTCGTGGGCGTCCACGCTGCCGATTTCGATCGCCAACCGCAGCAGCAAACCGTCGACAGCGGTCGCCTGCGGGCAGTTCCTCGTCTTCGATACCGCCGCCTACCGCGCCGTCGGCGGCCATGGCGCGGTGGCGGCCAGTCCCACCGAGGACCTGGATATCGCTCGAGTCTTGCGCCGCAATGGCTTCCGCACCGCGCTGGTCGCCGCGGGACGCCAGGCGGAGACCAGAATGTACTGTGGCGCCGCTGAACTGGAAGCGGGCTACACCCGATGGCTGTGGTCGACCTACGGCGGCTCCGCAGCGGCCGGAGCGGCCGTCGGAGCGATTGCTGCGCTGGGCTATTGGATTCCGCCGCTGGCTGCCGTCGTGGGCAGCGGCGCGGTCCGTAAAGCCGGTCTGCTCGGCTACTTCGCCGCCGTGGCAGGACGTTTACTGTCCCGTTCCACCGAGCTCCCTTGGCCTATCGCAGCAGCGGATACCCTTGCAGCCCTTGCTCATCCACTGTCCATCGGCGCATACCTGGGTCTATGGATAGCATCCCGCCGCGCTCATCGGCATGGCACGCTCCGTTGGAAAGACCGCGCGGTCACTGCCTGA
- a CDS encoding LppM family (lipo)protein, with the protein MQPSPLTTPLDAQVLPSPRSPRLGVRVAAAVLLAALLVPVLAGCLRVQVSMGVSSNDRVSGRIVAAVVPVDPNDKGPQLKSPDSLAAKVRVEPYNQDGYVGSKVFFEDLSFGEVSQLGGLSEQTQGMFNLQFQRTGDLVSLTGRVDLKSVPPHGSDVQFTVAFPSRVAKTNGNREDDSTVSWKLPPGDVSTLRAEVSYADPNTRSFAGWAGIVGGITLAVAAIVAALAFMNRNPAPPGAPEGFSFSSLWQPRRRR; encoded by the coding sequence GTGCAGCCGAGTCCTCTCACCACGCCGCTAGATGCTCAGGTTCTACCCTCGCCGCGCTCGCCTCGCTTAGGGGTCAGGGTCGCGGCGGCAGTTCTGCTGGCGGCATTGCTGGTGCCCGTGCTCGCCGGCTGCCTGCGCGTGCAGGTATCGATGGGCGTGTCGTCCAATGACCGGGTGTCGGGACGGATCGTCGCCGCGGTCGTCCCGGTCGACCCCAACGACAAGGGCCCGCAGCTGAAGTCGCCCGACTCGCTGGCGGCGAAGGTCCGGGTGGAGCCCTACAACCAGGACGGGTATGTAGGCAGCAAGGTGTTCTTCGAGGATCTTTCCTTCGGTGAGGTCTCCCAACTCGGCGGCCTGTCCGAACAGACACAGGGCATGTTCAACCTGCAGTTCCAGCGCACCGGCGACCTGGTCAGTCTCACCGGCAGGGTCGACCTGAAATCCGTTCCGCCGCACGGCTCGGACGTGCAGTTCACGGTGGCGTTCCCGTCGCGCGTCGCCAAGACCAACGGCAACCGCGAAGACGATTCCACCGTGTCGTGGAAACTGCCGCCCGGTGATGTGTCCACGTTGCGCGCCGAGGTCAGCTACGCCGACCCGAACACCCGCTCCTTCGCAGGATGGGCGGGCATCGTCGGCGGCATCACCCTTGCGGTCGCCGCGATCGTCGCCGCGCTGGCCTTCATGAACCGCAACCCCGCGCCGCCCGGCGCGCCCGAGGGCTTCTCGTTCAGCAGCTTGTGGCAGCCGCGGCGGCGCCGCTGA
- a CDS encoding GNAT family N-acetyltransferase, which yields MTAVKPNHTPAPVVVDLSVAALRSRLHDALAVYVAAMDYPRGTEQHRAPMWTEHTTRPGWQAVAAVVPDDSGHIDLRSSPIVAIAYGYRGAAHQWWHQQVHSGMRRSGWPEHSARELLSDYFELTELHVHPTAQGRGIGATLLARLLQDRPERAVLLSTPEVEKESNRAWRLYRRQGFTDVVRNFVFAGDTRPFAILGRRLPL from the coding sequence ATGACTGCCGTCAAGCCCAACCACACCCCCGCACCCGTCGTCGTCGACCTCTCGGTCGCGGCCCTGCGCTCCCGGCTCCACGATGCGCTGGCCGTGTATGTCGCGGCGATGGATTACCCGCGCGGCACCGAGCAGCACCGCGCGCCGATGTGGACCGAGCACACCACCCGTCCCGGCTGGCAGGCGGTCGCCGCCGTCGTACCCGACGATTCCGGGCACATCGACCTACGATCGTCGCCGATCGTCGCGATCGCCTACGGCTACCGCGGCGCCGCACATCAGTGGTGGCACCAGCAGGTGCACAGCGGCATGCGACGCTCGGGCTGGCCGGAACACTCTGCGCGCGAACTACTCTCGGACTATTTCGAGCTCACCGAGCTACACGTGCACCCGACCGCGCAGGGCCGCGGCATCGGCGCGACCCTCCTCGCCCGGCTACTGCAGGACCGGCCCGAACGGGCGGTGCTGCTGTCCACCCCGGAGGTGGAGAAGGAGAGCAACCGGGCGTGGCGGCTGTACCGCAGACAGGGTTTCACCGATGTGGTCAGGAACTTCGTCTTCGCGGGCGACACCAGACCCTTTGCCATCCTCGGACGACGGCTGCCGCTGTGA
- the rsmH gene encoding 16S rRNA (cytosine(1402)-N(4))-methyltransferase RsmH, whose translation MNREQHGPRHVPVLLGRADELLGPALGEPGAVYVDATLGLGGHAEHFLRTYPQIRLVGLDRDTSALALAAERLRPFEDRITLVHTRYDGIADALQEAGFASTGSVSAILMDLGVSSMQLDEADRGFAYSVDAPLDMRMDPTTGITAADVLNTYSHGDLARVLKTYGEERFAGRIASEVVRRRQQKPFTTSAELVEVLYASIPAATRRTGGHPAKRTFQALRVEVNHELDSLRAALPAALDSLRVGGRIVVMSYQSLEDKVVKQELAPRTTSRSPVDLPVELPGMGPEFKLLTRGAEKATEQEIEENPRAAPVRMRAAERIQEGNS comes from the coding sequence GTGAACCGTGAACAGCACGGTCCCCGTCATGTTCCGGTTCTGCTCGGGCGAGCTGATGAACTGCTCGGACCGGCGCTGGGTGAGCCGGGCGCCGTCTATGTAGACGCCACTCTCGGACTCGGCGGACATGCCGAGCACTTCCTGCGCACCTATCCGCAGATCCGGCTGGTCGGGCTCGATCGTGACACCTCGGCGCTGGCGCTGGCCGCTGAGCGACTACGTCCGTTCGAGGACCGAATCACCTTGGTGCACACGCGATATGACGGTATCGCCGACGCGCTGCAAGAGGCCGGGTTTGCGAGCACCGGCTCGGTGAGCGCGATCCTGATGGACCTCGGCGTTTCCTCGATGCAGCTGGACGAGGCCGATCGCGGCTTCGCCTATTCCGTCGACGCGCCGTTGGACATGCGGATGGATCCGACCACTGGTATCACCGCGGCCGACGTGCTCAACACCTACAGCCACGGTGACCTGGCTCGGGTGCTGAAAACCTATGGGGAGGAACGCTTCGCGGGCCGGATAGCGTCGGAGGTGGTGCGGCGGCGACAGCAGAAGCCGTTCACTACGAGCGCCGAACTCGTCGAGGTGCTCTACGCCTCGATCCCGGCCGCGACGAGGCGGACCGGCGGGCATCCCGCCAAACGGACCTTCCAGGCGTTGCGGGTGGAGGTCAACCACGAGCTCGATTCGCTGCGGGCCGCGCTGCCCGCGGCACTGGATTCGCTGCGGGTCGGCGGACGGATCGTGGTGATGTCCTATCAGTCGCTCGAGGACAAGGTCGTCAAGCAGGAGCTCGCGCCGCGCACGACATCGCGCAGCCCGGTCGACCTACCGGTCGAATTGCCCGGTATGGGACCGGAATTCAAGCTGTTGACCCGTGGTGCCGAGAAGGCGACCGAGCAGGAGATCGAGGAGAACCCGCGCGCGGCGCCGGTACGGATGCGTGCGGCGGAGAGAATCCAGGAGGGGAATTCATGA
- a CDS encoding carotenoid biosynthesis protein has product MLLVLAQIAYPLTSGVGRDQVTVVVVLLSAATALVHAGMTRGPRYAAGFLVIVSGSGLLAEIIGTATGFPFGCYDYADGRLGPAVAGVPLVVALAWTGGLYPVWVVAGFLTRRAVGRIGLTAVGTVGWDLFLDPQMVADGQWSWCDGDSGLPGLAGIPYTNYLGWFAVALLMALALTGWERTARDVRPSRSTIAVPVVVFLWTWLGSALAHAVFLGLPASACYGGIGLGILGVPLVVRLRRSRGRHNGDGSARRVAI; this is encoded by the coding sequence ATGCTGTTGGTCCTCGCGCAGATCGCCTATCCGCTGACCTCGGGGGTCGGCCGCGATCAGGTGACCGTCGTGGTGGTGTTGCTTTCGGCGGCCACCGCGCTGGTCCATGCCGGGATGACTCGAGGACCGAGATATGCCGCCGGATTTCTGGTCATCGTGTCGGGGTCGGGGCTGCTTGCCGAGATCATCGGCACCGCAACGGGTTTCCCGTTCGGCTGTTACGACTACGCGGACGGCAGACTCGGTCCTGCCGTGGCCGGGGTGCCGCTGGTGGTGGCGCTGGCGTGGACCGGCGGGCTGTATCCGGTCTGGGTGGTGGCCGGTTTCCTCACGCGCCGGGCGGTCGGCCGGATCGGGTTGACGGCGGTGGGTACGGTGGGGTGGGACCTGTTTCTGGATCCACAGATGGTCGCCGATGGGCAGTGGAGCTGGTGCGATGGCGATTCGGGGCTGCCAGGGCTCGCCGGGATTCCATATACCAATTATCTGGGCTGGTTCGCGGTGGCGCTGCTGATGGCCCTGGCGCTGACCGGTTGGGAACGCACCGCGCGCGACGTGCGGCCGTCGCGGTCGACCATCGCGGTCCCGGTCGTTGTTTTCCTGTGGACCTGGCTCGGGTCCGCGCTCGCACACGCGGTGTTCTTGGGGCTGCCCGCCTCGGCCTGTTACGGCGGGATCGGGCTCGGGATTCTCGGAGTACCGCTGGTAGTGCGGCTGCGTCGGTCCCGAGGGCGACACAACGGGGACGGTTCCGCCCGTCGCGTGGCCATCTGA
- a CDS encoding SAV_6107 family HEPN domain-containing protein has translation MSGRIEHAGQPGRAGKLLKKADGLLMQAAGEEDPRERFRTAYLAALRGAGAVLAFTGADAAPRTRSRSAWVLLQRAAPEFVMWADYFSARSETRAALEAGLDRDVDDRQADEFYSRVGAFLHDVEDLIDAGARLRPIPGWNNGMTA, from the coding sequence ATGTCTGGTCGGATCGAACATGCGGGACAACCCGGTCGGGCGGGAAAACTGCTGAAGAAGGCCGACGGCCTGCTGATGCAGGCGGCGGGCGAGGAGGATCCGCGAGAACGATTCCGGACCGCGTACCTCGCGGCATTGCGCGGCGCGGGCGCGGTGCTCGCGTTCACGGGTGCTGACGCCGCGCCGCGGACGCGGTCACGCAGCGCCTGGGTGCTCCTGCAACGCGCGGCCCCCGAATTCGTCATGTGGGCGGACTACTTCAGTGCCCGCTCGGAGACGCGCGCCGCGCTGGAGGCGGGACTCGATCGTGATGTCGACGATCGGCAGGCCGACGAGTTCTATTCGCGGGTAGGCGCATTCCTGCACGATGTGGAAGATCTCATCGACGCGGGGGCTCGTTTGCGTCCGATTCCGGGCTGGAACAACGGCATGACCGCATAG
- a CDS encoding phytoene desaturase family protein — protein MTVVVVGSGHNALVAACYLARAGHRVEVLERDEVLGGAVSTVERFPGHLVDRGSSAHIMVRHTGIIEELELARFGLRYIDCDPWGFTPAGPGGGAPIVFHRDLDRTCASIATACGARDAAAYRRFVEVWGPRSARVMRAFGGSPTPGRLLRSFWGLDARAGGSALSREFLQTGDALLDSYFDDERLKASLAWFGAQSGPPMSEPGTAPMVGFAALMHTVPPGRAVGGSGALSAALVARLRADGGDVSAGDAVTALERAGAGWRVRTASGRNLHADIVIAGAHVLTTLDLLREGGYDPAVLDDWQRRIRVGPGIGMVVRLATRSLPKYPGSSTEESAHGLQLLVSDRRQLRRAHGAALAGDLPPRPVVLAMSFSALDPTIAAPGEHQLSLWAQWHPYQLADGTDWSQHADHEADRIIAEVDSYAPGFADSVLRRHVQTPIDLEREMGLRGGNVMHIEMSLDQMMLWRPLPELSGQRVPDAPGLYLTGASTHPGGGVSGASGRSAAQLVLRDQRRNRCPRLRRR, from the coding sequence GTGACGGTTGTGGTGGTCGGGTCGGGCCACAACGCGCTCGTCGCGGCCTGCTACCTGGCGCGCGCCGGACACCGGGTCGAGGTGCTCGAGCGCGACGAGGTGCTCGGCGGCGCGGTATCGACCGTCGAGCGCTTTCCTGGCCATCTGGTCGATCGCGGGTCCTCCGCGCACATCATGGTGCGCCACACCGGGATCATCGAGGAACTCGAGCTGGCCCGGTTCGGGCTGCGGTACATCGATTGCGACCCGTGGGGGTTCACACCGGCAGGTCCGGGCGGCGGCGCACCGATTGTGTTCCATCGCGATCTCGATCGAACCTGTGCCTCGATCGCGACGGCCTGCGGTGCGCGCGACGCTGCCGCCTACCGACGTTTCGTGGAGGTCTGGGGGCCGCGCAGCGCACGGGTGATGCGCGCGTTCGGCGGCTCCCCCACGCCGGGCCGGTTACTGCGCTCGTTCTGGGGGCTCGACGCACGTGCCGGCGGCAGTGCGTTGTCGCGGGAGTTTCTACAGACCGGGGATGCCCTGCTGGACAGTTACTTCGACGACGAGCGGCTCAAAGCGTCGCTGGCCTGGTTCGGCGCGCAGTCGGGTCCGCCCATGTCGGAGCCGGGCACCGCGCCCATGGTCGGCTTCGCCGCGCTCATGCACACCGTGCCGCCCGGCCGCGCCGTCGGTGGCAGTGGTGCGCTGTCCGCCGCGCTCGTCGCGCGCTTGCGTGCCGACGGCGGCGACGTGTCTGCGGGCGATGCGGTCACCGCGCTGGAACGCGCGGGCGCCGGCTGGCGCGTGCGCACCGCATCCGGTCGAAACCTGCATGCGGACATCGTGATCGCGGGCGCCCATGTGCTGACCACCCTGGACCTGCTGCGCGAAGGCGGATACGACCCCGCCGTGCTCGACGACTGGCAGCGCCGCATCCGGGTCGGGCCCGGCATCGGGATGGTGGTGCGGCTGGCGACTCGATCGCTGCCGAAATATCCCGGCAGCTCGACCGAAGAGTCCGCGCACGGCCTGCAATTGCTGGTGTCCGATCGGCGACAGCTGCGGCGGGCGCACGGCGCCGCGCTGGCGGGCGACCTGCCACCGCGCCCTGTCGTGCTCGCGATGAGCTTCAGCGCACTCGACCCGACCATCGCCGCCCCCGGGGAACACCAGCTTTCACTGTGGGCCCAATGGCACCCTTACCAACTTGCCGACGGCACCGACTGGTCCCAGCACGCCGACCACGAGGCCGACCGCATCATCGCCGAAGTCGATTCTTACGCACCGGGTTTCGCCGACTCGGTGCTGCGACGCCATGTGCAGACTCCGATCGACCTCGAGCGCGAGATGGGCCTGCGCGGCGGCAATGTGATGCACATCGAAATGTCGCTGGATCAAATGATGCTGTGGCGACCACTGCCCGAGCTCTCGGGGCAAAGGGTGCCGGACGCGCCGGGGCTGTATCTGACCGGCGCATCGACCCATCCAGGCGGCGGTGTTTCCGGGGCGAGCGGGCGCAGCGCCGCGCAGCTGGTCCTGCGCGACCAGCGCCGGAATCGATGCCCTCGACTACGTAGACGATGA